Proteins from a genomic interval of Stigmatella erecta:
- a CDS encoding DUF2269 domain-containing protein, with translation MSFQVLLRLLHLFAVVAFLGDIAVTAIWRLLADRTREPRVIVYALRLVLLTDKYLLMPSSLVLVVTGLLIAHLREIPIWSIPAYAVAQILFMLSGVLWNLVLRPIQGKQLAIAESLGASGERFDEYLLLTKRWLRWGILTMVCAFGSMVLMVLARSA, from the coding sequence ATGAGCTTCCAGGTCCTGCTCAGACTCCTGCACCTCTTCGCCGTTGTGGCATTCCTGGGCGACATTGCAGTGACAGCCATCTGGAGATTGCTGGCGGACCGGACCCGGGAGCCACGGGTGATTGTCTATGCCCTGCGCTTGGTGCTGCTCACCGACAAGTATCTGCTGATGCCGAGCTCCCTGGTGCTCGTCGTCACCGGGCTTCTGATCGCCCACCTTCGCGAGATTCCGATCTGGTCAATTCCCGCTTATGCCGTGGCGCAGATTCTTTTCATGCTGTCCGGCGTGCTCTGGAACCTGGTGCTTCGCCCCATTCAAGGTAAACAGTTGGCCATCGCCGAGTCCCTTGGAGCCTCGGGTGAGCGCTTCGATGAATACCTGCTGCTCACGAAGAGGTGGCTCCGCTGGGGCATCTTGACGATGGTGTGCGCCTTCGGATCCATGGTCCTGATGGTTCTTGCTAGATCCGCATAG